In one window of Streptomyces sp. NBC_01224 DNA:
- a CDS encoding TetR/AcrR family transcriptional regulator, giving the protein MTTAAPPTRAYRRLSVEERRTQLLGAALTLFAHRAPDAVSLDEVATVAGVSRPLVYRYFPGGRQQLYEAALRSAAEKLILCFSEPPVGPPTERVLRVLDRYLAFVDEHDAGFSALLRGGSVVETSRTTAIVDEVRRAAAEQILLHLGRGDAGTGDGAGPRLRMMVRTWIAAVEAASLIWLDEGKQPAAADLRDWLVDQLIALLAATAATDPETASAVAELLPLENAAGPAGRLAKRLIPVVGGAAHLLPEG; this is encoded by the coding sequence ATGACCACTGCCGCGCCGCCGACCCGTGCGTACCGAAGGCTCAGCGTCGAGGAGCGCCGCACCCAGCTCCTCGGTGCGGCGCTCACCCTGTTCGCGCACCGGGCCCCCGACGCGGTCTCGCTCGACGAGGTGGCGACGGTCGCCGGAGTCTCCCGCCCACTCGTGTACCGCTACTTCCCGGGCGGACGCCAGCAGTTGTACGAGGCGGCGCTGAGGTCGGCCGCCGAGAAACTGATCCTGTGCTTCAGCGAGCCGCCCGTGGGGCCGCCCACCGAGCGGGTGCTGCGGGTGCTCGACCGTTATCTCGCCTTCGTGGACGAGCACGACGCCGGCTTCAGCGCACTGCTGCGCGGCGGGAGCGTCGTCGAGACCTCCCGTACGACCGCGATCGTCGATGAGGTGCGGCGGGCGGCGGCCGAGCAGATCCTGCTGCACCTGGGCCGGGGCGACGCGGGTACGGGGGACGGGGCCGGACCCCGGCTGCGGATGATGGTGCGCACCTGGATCGCGGCCGTCGAAGCGGCGTCCCTGATATGGCTGGATGAGGGGAAGCAGCCCGCCGCGGCCGATCTGCGCGACTGGCTGGTCGACCAGCTGATCGCGCTGCTGGCCGCGACGGCGGCGACGGACCCGGAGACCGCGTCGGCGGTGGCGGAGCTGCTGCCTCTGGAGAACGCCGCAGGTCCGGCCGGGCGGCTGGCAAAACGACTGATCCCGGTGGTCGGCGGGGCGGCCCATCTGCTGCCCGAGGGCTGA
- a CDS encoding GntR family transcriptional regulator yields MTVTGVPKPKSVQVADALREEVKKMQPGERLPTQRELMDRFGFAGQTIQNGLAILRTEGVIASAGNMGNFVSGGEPGDKGDELKEIRSQIQALTERVAALEARSESGRA; encoded by the coding sequence ATGACTGTCACTGGGGTTCCCAAGCCGAAGTCCGTACAGGTGGCGGACGCACTCCGCGAGGAAGTCAAGAAGATGCAGCCCGGTGAACGGCTGCCCACGCAGCGCGAGTTGATGGACCGGTTCGGCTTTGCCGGCCAGACCATCCAGAACGGACTCGCGATCCTGCGCACCGAGGGTGTGATTGCCTCGGCAGGCAACATGGGCAACTTCGTGAGCGGTGGCGAGCCGGGCGATAAGGGTGACGAGCTCAAGGAAATCCGCTCCCAGATTCAGGCGTTGACTGAACGGGTCGCAGCGCTGGAAGCGCGCTCCGAGTCGGGCCGTGCTTGA
- a CDS encoding ATP-binding protein: MNTPTKPVNAANGTVNIDPTAVNSRADRLNTHPPVVNTSRPTGGPTDRPSGGDGGKKQSAAVRLVALARERYTFVMSTDGRPYAVAIDGPNLALPLRGRTGLRQRLARLHADTFEGDVASQSALADAMTVLEGIADSGDPVPVHLRVGNDDSGRIVVDLGTADGRAVTVSGADGWHVVERSPVLFRRSGAMAPMPTPVLDGDGLARLHGLLNMDETTFRQLVAWLVAAWIPTIPHPVLTFKGEQGTGKSKTAQMVVNLIDPSPASKRSQPRDIKAWSAQAFNSWALCLDNISTIPPWLSDTLCKAVTGDGIVDRALYTDDDVVVLSFRRVLAMTTIDAGALAGDLAERLLMLDLQLIEEDRRRTEEELDGAFEAARPAVLGALFDLLACVLATLPTVRLDSMPRMADFARVLAAIDQVQDWQTLDTYLTASANVAGDALEGDQFGSAVAALVEHAGTWTGTAAQLLEQLQPPGGIRPPNWPKDATRASGKVKRLAPLLRSIGITVDDTQRSRDRHRSRLLVLTRTDPDETASAPQDQTLWPDVAPIGQGHTPPDLY, translated from the coding sequence ATGAACACCCCCACCAAGCCCGTGAACGCCGCGAACGGCACCGTGAACATCGACCCGACCGCCGTGAACAGTCGGGCTGACCGCCTGAACACACACCCGCCCGTCGTGAACACAAGTCGGCCGACCGGCGGCCCGACCGATCGACCCAGTGGCGGTGACGGGGGCAAGAAGCAGTCGGCCGCCGTGCGTTTGGTTGCCCTTGCGCGGGAGCGGTACACGTTCGTCATGTCGACCGACGGCCGCCCCTACGCGGTCGCGATCGACGGCCCGAACCTCGCCCTTCCCCTGCGCGGCCGGACCGGACTGCGCCAGCGTCTCGCCCGCCTGCACGCCGACACCTTCGAGGGGGATGTGGCATCCCAGTCCGCCCTCGCGGACGCGATGACCGTGCTGGAAGGCATCGCGGACTCCGGAGACCCGGTTCCGGTCCATCTGCGGGTCGGCAACGACGACTCCGGCCGGATCGTGGTCGACCTGGGAACCGCCGACGGCCGCGCCGTGACCGTCTCCGGTGCCGATGGCTGGCACGTCGTGGAACGCTCGCCAGTGTTGTTCCGCCGCTCCGGGGCGATGGCACCCATGCCCACCCCGGTCCTGGACGGCGATGGCCTGGCCCGGCTTCACGGCCTGCTGAACATGGACGAGACCACGTTCCGGCAGCTCGTAGCCTGGCTGGTCGCCGCGTGGATTCCGACGATTCCTCACCCGGTGCTCACGTTCAAGGGCGAGCAGGGCACGGGCAAGTCGAAGACCGCGCAGATGGTCGTGAACCTCATCGACCCCTCGCCTGCCTCGAAGCGGTCGCAGCCGCGGGACATCAAGGCGTGGTCGGCGCAGGCGTTCAACTCGTGGGCGCTGTGCCTGGACAACATCAGCACCATTCCGCCGTGGCTCTCCGACACCCTGTGCAAGGCCGTCACCGGGGACGGGATCGTGGACCGGGCCCTGTACACCGACGACGACGTAGTGGTGCTCTCCTTCCGCCGCGTGCTGGCCATGACGACCATCGACGCCGGGGCCCTGGCCGGGGACCTCGCGGAACGGCTGCTGATGCTCGATCTTCAGTTGATCGAGGAGGACCGGCGCCGGACCGAGGAGGAGCTGGATGGCGCGTTCGAAGCGGCGCGGCCGGCCGTTCTGGGAGCTCTCTTCGACCTCCTGGCTTGCGTGCTGGCCACGCTGCCCACGGTGCGGCTCGACTCCATGCCCCGCATGGCCGACTTCGCCCGCGTGCTCGCCGCCATCGACCAGGTCCAGGACTGGCAGACCCTGGACACCTACCTCACCGCCTCTGCCAACGTCGCGGGCGACGCCCTGGAAGGCGACCAGTTCGGCTCGGCCGTCGCCGCGCTGGTCGAACACGCGGGGACGTGGACCGGCACCGCCGCCCAACTCCTGGAACAGCTCCAGCCGCCCGGAGGCATCCGGCCGCCGAACTGGCCCAAGGACGCCACCCGCGCGAGCGGCAAGGTGAAACGCCTCGCTCCGCTCCTGCGGTCGATCGGCATCACCGTGGACGACACGCAGCGTAGCCGCGACCGGCACCGTAGCCGCCTACTCGTCCTCACCCGGACCGACCCCGACGAGACAGCGTCCGCACCGCAGGACCAGACCCTGTGGCCCGACGTGGCCCCTATTGGGCAAGGGCACACCCCGCCCGACCTGTACTGA
- a CDS encoding AurF N-oxygenase family protein yields MTTVTERDVQLLRDALGPLRDREQIAERLLESSAKHSFDPDKELDWESAIEDGKWFWPPELVSLYDTPLWRRMSQEQRMDLARHEAASLASLGIWFEIILMQLLVRHIYDKPVTSNHVRYALTEIADECRHSMMFARMIKWSGSPDYPVPRVYHNLARVLKTVSTTPGSFAATLLGEEILDWMQRLTFPDERVQTLVRGVTRIHVVEEARHVRYAREELRRQMVTAPRWEREFTRVSCGEAARVFSVCFINPLVYENVGLDRREAVAQVKASGHRAEIMQTGAKRLTDFLDDIGVLNGVGRRLWKSSGLLA; encoded by the coding sequence ATGACGACAGTGACCGAACGCGACGTGCAGTTGCTTCGCGATGCACTCGGCCCGCTCCGGGACCGCGAGCAGATCGCCGAGCGGCTGCTCGAATCCTCGGCCAAGCACTCCTTCGATCCTGACAAGGAACTCGACTGGGAATCGGCGATCGAGGACGGCAAGTGGTTCTGGCCGCCCGAGCTCGTCTCGCTCTACGACACCCCGCTGTGGCGGAGGATGTCGCAGGAGCAGCGAATGGACCTGGCCAGGCACGAGGCGGCCTCGCTGGCCTCACTGGGCATCTGGTTCGAGATCATCCTCATGCAGCTGCTGGTCCGGCACATCTACGACAAGCCGGTGACCAGCAACCACGTCCGCTACGCGCTCACCGAGATAGCCGACGAGTGCCGGCACTCGATGATGTTCGCCCGCATGATCAAGTGGAGCGGTTCGCCCGACTATCCCGTGCCACGCGTCTATCACAACCTCGCACGCGTGCTGAAGACCGTTTCCACCACACCCGGTTCGTTCGCCGCGACCCTGCTCGGTGAGGAGATCCTCGACTGGATGCAGCGGCTGACGTTCCCGGACGAGCGCGTCCAGACGCTGGTGCGCGGTGTGACCCGCATCCATGTCGTCGAGGAGGCACGGCACGTCCGGTACGCCCGCGAGGAGCTGCGCCGCCAGATGGTGACCGCCCCGCGCTGGGAGCGCGAGTTCACCCGGGTGAGCTGCGGCGAGGCGGCCCGTGTCTTTTCCGTCTGCTTCATCAACCCGCTGGTGTACGAGAACGTCGGCCTGGACCGCCGCGAGGCCGTCGCCCAGGTGAAGGCGAGCGGCCACCGGGCGGAGATCATGCAGACCGGCGCGAAGCGGCTGACGGACTTCCTGGACGACATCGGGGTACTCAACGGGGTGGGACGCAGGCTGTGGAAGAGCTCCGGCCTGCTCGCCTGA
- a CDS encoding tyrosine-type recombinase/integrase → MAGHIQDRWYKTQTADGKTTRIKTDRHGTGMRYRARYVGPDGTEKSKSFRDGQKRLAEQWLAQIEADMTRGQYVDPRAGRITFRQYAEKWLKTLSSEPSTVASMESQLRLHAFPYIGSRPLGAFQPEHVREWVATLEQRGIPGPYARAIYSNVRAVLSAAVDDKYLSRNPCSVRSVKQPVVERKRVVPWLAERVFAVQAAMPGRYQAMVDLGAGCGMRQSEILGVTVDAFDFETDTLHVVQQLKLSRSKPVFAPPKGGKLREVPLPGPVADALKAHMKQYAPVEITLPWRRADGPKVTKRLIFTAPMGNHVWRTSLNDGAWKPALVAAGVIPEPETKEDSYAAAREHGMHALRHFYASALLDGGENIKAVSEYLGHSDPAMTLRVYAHLMPSSRERTRKAIATAYSMGPIRG, encoded by the coding sequence ATGGCTGGCCACATCCAAGACCGCTGGTACAAGACCCAGACCGCCGACGGCAAGACCACCCGCATCAAGACCGACCGGCACGGCACCGGCATGCGCTACCGAGCCCGATACGTCGGCCCCGACGGCACCGAGAAATCGAAGAGCTTCCGGGACGGCCAGAAGCGACTGGCAGAGCAGTGGCTCGCGCAGATTGAGGCCGACATGACGCGCGGGCAGTACGTCGACCCGCGCGCCGGCCGAATCACCTTCCGGCAGTACGCGGAGAAGTGGCTCAAGACTCTGAGTTCCGAACCGAGCACGGTGGCGTCGATGGAGTCTCAGCTCAGGTTGCACGCCTTCCCGTACATCGGGTCACGGCCGCTTGGTGCCTTCCAGCCGGAGCACGTCCGCGAGTGGGTGGCCACCCTCGAACAGCGCGGAATCCCGGGCCCCTATGCGCGAGCGATCTATTCCAATGTGCGAGCGGTGCTGAGCGCTGCCGTTGACGACAAGTACCTGAGCCGCAACCCGTGTTCTGTGCGTTCCGTCAAGCAGCCGGTTGTCGAGCGGAAGCGGGTCGTTCCGTGGCTCGCTGAGCGGGTGTTCGCGGTGCAGGCCGCGATGCCAGGGAGGTATCAGGCGATGGTCGACCTGGGGGCGGGTTGCGGCATGCGACAGAGCGAGATCCTGGGTGTGACTGTGGACGCCTTCGACTTCGAGACCGACACCCTCCATGTGGTGCAGCAGCTCAAACTCAGCCGGAGCAAGCCGGTGTTCGCACCACCTAAGGGCGGGAAGCTGAGGGAAGTTCCGCTGCCTGGACCCGTGGCCGACGCTCTCAAGGCGCACATGAAGCAATACGCACCGGTCGAGATCACCTTGCCGTGGCGGCGCGCTGACGGCCCGAAGGTGACCAAGCGCCTGATCTTCACCGCTCCGATGGGCAACCACGTATGGCGTACGTCGCTCAACGACGGCGCGTGGAAGCCCGCGCTTGTGGCGGCCGGAGTCATACCGGAGCCTGAGACGAAGGAGGACAGCTATGCCGCAGCGCGGGAGCATGGGATGCACGCGCTCAGGCACTTCTACGCGTCGGCACTCCTCGATGGCGGGGAGAACATCAAGGCGGTGAGCGAGTACCTGGGCCACAGTGACCCGGCCATGACGCTGCGGGTGTACGCCCACCTGATGCCGAGTAGCCGGGAGCGCACGCGCAAGGCCATCGCGACGGCCTACAGCATGGGTCCGATTCGGGGTTGA
- a CDS encoding IS630 family transposase → MSVSAGVPAPRRGPKLEPLLLSVDERAVLERWARRATSAQAVALRARIVLACAGPDVPPIVVVARDLRVAADTVRKWRRRFLAARLDGLMDEPRPGRPPTISVDQVEAVVVSTLEEMPKNATHWSRKSMADRSGLSKSTVGRIWRKFHLKPHLTDTFKLSADPLFVEKVYDVVGLYFNPPEGAVVLSVDEKSQIQALDRSQPVLPMMPGMPERRTHDYVRNGLTTLFAAFDVATGEVITSLHRRHRAAEFKKFLIKIEKEVPGHLQVHLICDNYGTHKTPAIKAWLAKHPRFHLHFTPTSSSWINQVERWFGFLADQKIRRGSHKSVRSLEADIRAWVKEWNENPTPFIWTKTAEEILDSLARFCRRISGAGH, encoded by the coding sequence ATGAGTGTTTCTGCGGGTGTGCCCGCACCGCGTCGTGGTCCGAAGCTGGAACCGTTGTTGTTGTCCGTTGACGAGCGTGCGGTGCTGGAGCGTTGGGCCCGGCGGGCGACGTCTGCGCAGGCGGTGGCGTTACGGGCGCGGATCGTGCTGGCGTGTGCAGGCCCTGACGTTCCGCCGATTGTTGTGGTGGCGCGGGATCTTCGGGTAGCGGCGGATACGGTCCGCAAGTGGCGTCGGCGGTTCCTGGCCGCCCGGCTGGACGGGTTGATGGACGAGCCCCGGCCGGGTCGACCGCCCACCATCAGCGTCGACCAGGTGGAGGCCGTCGTGGTCAGCACGTTGGAGGAGATGCCGAAGAACGCCACGCACTGGTCGCGCAAGTCGATGGCCGACCGCAGCGGGCTGTCGAAGTCGACCGTGGGCCGAATCTGGCGCAAGTTCCATCTCAAGCCTCATCTGACGGACACCTTCAAACTGTCGGCGGACCCCTTGTTCGTGGAGAAGGTCTACGACGTGGTCGGGCTGTACTTCAATCCGCCCGAAGGGGCGGTGGTGCTGTCGGTGGACGAGAAGTCGCAGATCCAGGCGCTGGACCGGTCTCAGCCGGTGCTGCCGATGATGCCGGGCATGCCCGAGCGTCGCACCCACGACTACGTCCGCAACGGTCTGACCACCCTCTTCGCGGCCTTCGACGTCGCGACCGGCGAAGTCATCACCTCGCTGCACCGTCGGCACCGGGCAGCGGAGTTCAAGAAGTTCCTCATCAAGATCGAAAAGGAGGTTCCCGGGCACCTCCAGGTCCACCTGATCTGCGATAACTACGGCACCCACAAGACGCCCGCCATCAAGGCATGGCTGGCCAAACACCCCCGATTCCACCTGCACTTCACCCCTACCAGTTCGTCCTGGATCAACCAGGTGGAGAGGTGGTTCGGCTTCCTCGCCGACCAGAAGATCCGCCGCGGCTCCCACAAAAGCGTGCGTTCCCTGGAAGCCGACATCCGTGCGTGGGTAAAGGAGTGGAACGAAAACCCAACACCGTTCATCTGGACCAAGACGGCCGAGGAGATCCTCGACTCCCTCGCCCGCTTCTGCCGACGGATCTCCGGCGCAGGACACTAG
- a CDS encoding outer membrane protein assembly factor BamB family protein → MEALRQDDPRRIGPYTVLARCRETASAVQYLAHDTAADRPVVVTAARPELAALPAFRRRFQAEARTADRLAGGWVQPQLDAPADDADDDLPWTAGPYVPAMTLSEAIDVMGPLPERAVRILGAGIAETLSRVHATGAVLQGLAPGTVLLAEDGPRLTAFGPLGAAAAAEARPGGQLSVRLGYLTPEQVEGEEPGPASDLFVLGLLLAYAATGTTPLADGPAAEGAERIARTDPELGAVPAELRDLIARCLAKDPADRPSAGTVAAELALEGAAGLAKGDWLPERLAAAMTEQGVWVRELVSAGHPVDAPVDGPVDGPADATPSDAPADAPGGELAPARDTRTTQLGDIGRHVPRTDRPTTQLSVPRELTAPPAAPAAGLPAVLPPVSALPPRPLPVPAAPAPAPAAPASPAVGRRSLFIGLAAGAAGLVVGGGGVLALGSGDGGTTDDPKPAPSRSGPTVAGLPPQPRWVYTHPAAEPPPLTAALWNDRLLVLTSESGAAGIDLRTGRRVWENTDAAKGQAALPAGQDLCFVAGPSEFLWLSPKDGKVAHRTGYEDGFTGAPNLAVSGVVGTFGPVVWFTGSNKVTVKAPAPKKGKKRGKDTQVVKSYLFAYDVLQRKELWRTAVPTGRGPAAPVYRLIAVGQDDFVVCQSTGTLTPGDVKAAKGKAVFRGFDQKTGKLLWSRSFGTIAPDGAAMGDDRGLLYAAVGDDLQAFEIPAGKPKWTLNGTTGTPFGTPVATGTLLHTTNRNQEVGAVERETGRLRWRRSTEAAPGTSAPAVTLSTTGRTLLAADGAQVTAFSAQDGRRLWKFQDIGSQDPKGPTVTAPYRVLATGRTAVVQRDRIFYAFPVA, encoded by the coding sequence ATGGAGGCGCTGCGTCAGGACGATCCACGCCGCATCGGTCCGTACACCGTGCTGGCCCGGTGCCGCGAGACCGCGAGCGCCGTGCAGTACCTCGCGCACGACACGGCCGCGGACAGACCTGTGGTGGTCACCGCCGCCCGCCCCGAACTCGCCGCGCTGCCCGCCTTCCGGCGCCGCTTCCAGGCGGAGGCCCGCACCGCGGACCGGCTGGCCGGCGGCTGGGTCCAGCCGCAGCTCGACGCCCCGGCCGATGACGCGGACGACGACCTGCCGTGGACAGCCGGCCCCTACGTACCCGCGATGACGCTCTCCGAGGCGATCGACGTCATGGGGCCGCTTCCCGAGCGTGCCGTGCGGATACTGGGCGCGGGCATCGCCGAGACCCTCTCCCGCGTGCACGCCACCGGAGCCGTGCTCCAGGGCCTGGCTCCCGGGACGGTGCTGCTGGCCGAGGACGGACCACGACTCACCGCGTTCGGCCCGCTGGGCGCTGCGGCCGCCGCCGAGGCCCGGCCCGGCGGGCAGTTGTCCGTACGGCTCGGATACCTCACCCCGGAACAAGTTGAGGGAGAGGAGCCCGGACCGGCCTCGGATCTCTTCGTGCTGGGCCTGCTGCTGGCGTACGCGGCGACCGGCACGACCCCGCTCGCCGACGGCCCGGCCGCCGAGGGCGCCGAACGGATCGCCCGCACGGACCCCGAACTCGGCGCGGTCCCGGCGGAGTTGCGTGACCTGATCGCGCGCTGCCTCGCGAAGGACCCGGCCGACCGGCCGAGTGCGGGAACGGTGGCGGCGGAGCTGGCCCTCGAGGGGGCGGCGGGCCTGGCGAAGGGCGACTGGCTGCCGGAGCGGTTGGCGGCCGCGATGACGGAACAGGGGGTGTGGGTCCGGGAGCTGGTCTCGGCGGGTCATCCGGTGGATGCGCCGGTTGACGGGCCCGTCGACGGACCTGCGGACGCCACACCATCGGACGCACCGGCCGACGCGCCCGGCGGCGAACTCGCCCCTGCCCGGGACACCCGTACCACTCAGCTGGGGGACATCGGGCGTCACGTCCCGAGGACCGACCGGCCCACGACCCAGCTGTCCGTACCGCGCGAACTCACCGCGCCCCCTGCCGCGCCCGCCGCCGGGCTTCCTGCCGTTCTTCCGCCCGTCTCTGCGCTGCCGCCCCGCCCGCTGCCGGTCCCCGCGGCTCCCGCCCCCGCCCCGGCCGCTCCCGCCTCCCCCGCCGTCGGTCGGCGCAGCCTCTTCATCGGGCTCGCTGCCGGGGCCGCCGGGCTGGTGGTCGGCGGGGGTGGGGTGCTCGCACTCGGGTCCGGTGACGGGGGGACGACGGACGATCCCAAGCCCGCGCCGAGCCGCAGTGGTCCCACCGTCGCGGGGCTGCCGCCTCAGCCGCGTTGGGTGTACACGCACCCGGCGGCCGAACCTCCGCCGCTCACCGCCGCCCTCTGGAACGACCGGCTGCTGGTGCTGACCAGCGAGAGCGGGGCGGCCGGCATCGATCTGCGTACCGGGCGCCGGGTCTGGGAGAACACGGACGCCGCCAAGGGACAGGCCGCACTGCCGGCCGGGCAGGATCTCTGTTTTGTCGCCGGTCCGTCCGAGTTCCTGTGGCTGTCGCCGAAGGACGGCAAGGTCGCGCACCGGACGGGATACGAGGACGGATTCACCGGGGCGCCGAACCTCGCGGTGTCGGGGGTCGTCGGCACTTTCGGACCGGTGGTCTGGTTCACCGGCTCCAACAAGGTCACGGTCAAGGCCCCGGCTCCGAAGAAGGGCAAGAAGCGGGGCAAGGACACTCAGGTCGTCAAGTCGTACCTCTTCGCCTACGACGTCCTGCAGCGCAAGGAGCTGTGGCGGACCGCCGTTCCCACCGGGCGCGGACCGGCCGCCCCTGTCTACCGGCTGATCGCTGTCGGGCAGGACGACTTCGTCGTATGTCAGAGCACAGGCACGCTGACACCCGGCGACGTGAAGGCCGCCAAGGGGAAAGCCGTCTTCCGGGGCTTCGACCAGAAGACCGGAAAGCTGCTGTGGAGCAGGTCGTTCGGCACGATCGCACCGGACGGGGCAGCCATGGGCGACGACCGGGGCCTGCTGTACGCGGCGGTGGGCGACGATCTCCAGGCCTTCGAGATCCCCGCAGGCAAGCCGAAGTGGACGCTGAACGGCACCACCGGGACCCCGTTCGGGACCCCCGTCGCCACCGGAACGCTTCTGCACACCACCAATCGCAACCAGGAAGTGGGCGCGGTCGAGCGGGAGACGGGGCGGCTGCGCTGGCGGCGCTCGACGGAGGCGGCACCCGGCACCTCCGCCCCCGCGGTGACGCTCAGCACGACCGGCAGGACGCTGTTGGCCGCGGACGGGGCCCAGGTCACCGCGTTCTCGGCACAGGACGGGCGACGGCTGTGGAAGTTCCAGGACATCGGGTCGCAGGACCCGAAGGGGCCCACAGTCACCGCTCCGTACCGGGTGCTGGCGACCGGAAGGACCGCCGTCGTCCAGCGCGACCGGATCTTCTACGCCTTCCCGGTCGCCTGA
- a CDS encoding HNH endonuclease: MSVRHLTASRRRLRKEQLARRHGARCTYCRRPFASPREATLDHIAPHSLFPTWSVVHLTLACEPCNHAKADRLPLSMALLLTWWTAPNRPTVHSVDGVDVHGFHPVFTDPQDAFTPAVDRAPGSPAGVGKPLVGSGGSRVNSRPTSTRSPSIDWRLLARLAHAHQSATRTPLTATRTVTRTPERSRCDLRVHRGRTATCTATTRLCGDGRTAA; encoded by the coding sequence GTGAGTGTCCGCCACCTGACCGCGTCCCGTCGGCGTCTGCGCAAGGAACAGCTTGCCCGGCGCCACGGGGCCCGGTGCACGTACTGCCGCCGTCCGTTCGCTTCCCCGCGGGAGGCGACGCTGGACCACATCGCACCACACTCGCTCTTCCCGACCTGGTCGGTCGTTCACCTGACGCTCGCGTGCGAGCCCTGCAACCACGCGAAGGCCGACCGCTTGCCGCTGTCCATGGCCCTTCTGCTGACGTGGTGGACGGCTCCGAATCGGCCGACCGTCCACTCGGTGGACGGGGTGGACGTTCACGGTTTCCACCCGGTGTTCACCGACCCTCAGGACGCGTTCACCCCGGCCGTCGACCGTGCCCCGGGTTCGCCTGCGGGAGTCGGGAAACCGCTGGTCGGGTCGGGTGGTAGTCGGGTGAACAGTCGGCCGACTTCCACTCGATCCCCCTCGATCGACTGGCGCCTACTGGCCCGACTCGCACACGCCCACCAGTCGGCCACCCGCACACCTCTGACAGCCACCCGCACGGTCACCCGCACGCCTGAACGGTCGAGGTGTGACCTGCGCGTACACCGTGGCCGCACGGCCACCTGCACGGCCACCACGCGCCTGTGCGGGGACGGAAGGACGGCAGCATGA
- a CDS encoding helix-turn-helix transcriptional regulator, which yields MATDPRATLRAGLPDRYLTPEDLAAMLTVPIETVYHWRKRRIGPNGFRVGRHVRYDPTVVRDWIAEQSARDAA from the coding sequence ATGGCCACCGACCCCCGCGCGACCCTCCGCGCCGGACTCCCGGACCGCTACCTCACCCCCGAAGACCTCGCCGCGATGCTCACCGTCCCGATCGAGACCGTCTACCACTGGCGCAAGCGGCGTATCGGCCCGAACGGCTTCCGCGTTGGCCGCCACGTCCGCTACGACCCCACCGTCGTCCGCGACTGGATCGCTGAGCAAAGCGCCCGAGACGCGGCCTGA
- a CDS encoding C40 family peptidase, producing MSGGVLRAVCTATLTTLVVTSPAAAAPVDPNPAAGPAAKSPAVPAATNKSVAQLLTELQDLYQQAEEATETYNGTAAELKKRQAQAKKLHASLVAARNALSDSRDEAGQLAREQYQGQSDISSYMQLLLARDPEHFLDQEHVVRRAAAGRAATVKRLTGAEKRADDLAAESRKVLDRQQALATKQKKQRDAVRSRLKAVETKLATLSGTQLAELSRLEQQGMAKAQGALAASGALSSTRSPSQAGGEAVKYAIGQVGKPYVWGAEGPNSFDCSGLTSQAWAKAGRVIPRTSQEQWRQLPKVPLNSLRPGDLVIYFPKATHVALYIGNGQVVQAPRPGSQVKVSPVASNPLLGAVRPDPQSAPLSAYKPPQLPQGASSGSDSGYSSSSAPEQ from the coding sequence GTGTCAGGCGGAGTCCTGCGTGCGGTCTGCACCGCGACCCTGACCACGCTAGTCGTAACCTCGCCGGCAGCCGCCGCACCCGTGGACCCGAACCCCGCCGCGGGCCCCGCCGCGAAGTCGCCGGCCGTCCCCGCGGCCACGAACAAGAGCGTCGCCCAGCTGCTGACCGAGCTGCAGGATCTGTACCAACAGGCCGAGGAGGCCACCGAGACGTACAACGGGACCGCAGCGGAGCTGAAGAAGCGCCAGGCGCAGGCGAAGAAGCTCCACGCCTCCCTCGTCGCCGCCCGGAACGCGCTGTCCGACAGCCGCGACGAGGCGGGGCAGCTGGCCCGTGAGCAGTACCAGGGGCAGTCCGACATCTCCTCGTACATGCAGCTCCTGCTGGCCCGTGATCCCGAGCACTTCCTGGACCAGGAGCATGTGGTCCGGCGTGCGGCGGCCGGGCGGGCGGCCACGGTGAAGCGGCTCACCGGCGCCGAGAAGCGCGCCGACGACCTGGCGGCCGAGTCCCGCAAGGTGCTGGACCGGCAGCAGGCTCTGGCCACGAAGCAGAAGAAGCAGCGGGACGCGGTGCGGTCGCGGCTCAAGGCCGTCGAGACGAAACTGGCCACGCTCTCCGGCACACAGCTCGCCGAGCTTTCCAGGCTGGAACAGCAGGGCATGGCGAAGGCTCAGGGCGCCCTGGCCGCCTCGGGCGCCCTGTCCTCGACCAGGTCGCCGTCCCAGGCCGGCGGCGAGGCGGTGAAGTACGCGATCGGGCAGGTGGGCAAGCCGTACGTGTGGGGAGCGGAGGGGCCGAACTCGTTCGACTGTTCGGGGCTCACCTCGCAGGCCTGGGCGAAGGCGGGCCGGGTCATTCCGCGGACCTCGCAGGAGCAGTGGCGGCAGCTGCCGAAGGTGCCGCTCAACTCACTGCGCCCGGGCGACCTGGTGATCTATTTCCCGAAGGCCACTCATGTGGCGCTGTACATCGGCAACGGCCAAGTGGTGCAGGCGCCCCGGCCGGGTTCGCAGGTGAAGGTCTCGCCGGTGGCGTCGAATCCGCTGCTGGGTGCCGTGCGGCCGGATCCGCAGAGCGCGCCGCTGTCCGCGTACAAGCCACCGCAGCTCCCGCAGGGGGCGTCCTCGGGCTCGGACTCGGGGTACAGCTCGTCGTCGGCGCCCGAGCAGTAG